Sequence from the Panicum virgatum strain AP13 chromosome 5N, P.virgatum_v5, whole genome shotgun sequence genome:
CTGCTGGTGCTGGCCGTCTCGTCGTTCATGCCTCGCGGGCCGCACATATACGAGATCACCGTCGACGCCCCGCCGAAGCCGGAGCTCGCGCCGCCCGGCTACTACCTGCTGTACGTCATGGCGAGGGGGGTGCCGAGCAAGGCCGCTTGGGTGAAGGTACACAAGTGACAAGGCGACTCTGGGGGAAAAAATACGTGTCCACCGCACACGAGGGGTTTGGCAATGGCCGGCGCACCAGGCAGGCACGCCTGTGCATCGATTTTGGTTTTTGTTTTCTTCATCAAATTCGGTAAGGTTCTCCCCAATATTTAGGGGCAAGTATAGGATATGGATCGACTCAAATTCGTTAGCCGATCCAAGTGTGGCAATGTCCAGTTATTAGTAGCGTTAGTATCGCAGTAACATTGAAAAACAAGGATGTGTGACagtaaaaaaaaacatggaTGTACTAGTAGACAGTAGAAATGTATCTGCTGTTGGTATTACATTATAAAATCACTTTTTTCTTGTTGTGGATAAGCAAGATTTCAATCAAGAGCAATTCTGTATTTCTAGTACTGAGTTATCATGAGGGCGATGTTATATCTCTTCTAACTACAGACATGAAGGGTCATCACCCACAGTACTAACTCCCTTGTACCTCAACTGTCATACTCTCCATTATTCGAGAAAAAATACTCTCCATCCATCCTACGTCCTTAAATATAAGATATTTATGTTTATCCTAAGTTAAAATAgtataaatttgattaaatttgtGAAGGAGAAAATTAACGTATAACATATTAAATAagtaaattatagaaaaaatataatgaatctaattattcacattttattttataatattgTTACTCTTTCCTTTAAACTTGGTCAAACTTATAATAGTTTGACTTAAACAAACCCAAATGGCCTTTGTATTTCAAGATAGAGGGAGTAGTAGATTCACACGATTTTCCTAAAAAGTAATGACCATATCACTGGTGACTCGTGTTTAGAACAAATTTCCAAAAATCAGCATTTCaaagtaaagaaaaaaaaaagacccgGTGGCAGCATGTGGTTTTCAGTTATCCAACTCATGAGTTAATCCTTATTAGTTAATTCTTTGCATGCATATTAGGGAACTTGCCTATATGATTCTGGCTAGCTTAGTGTTAAACTCTTAATAATGACCAAAGCAACCCACTAcacctttttttttggggggtggggggggggggacaggaaATGGGGGATAAAGAACGAGAAATTTAATAACTCTGTTATAAAAACATAAGAAAGAAAGGACGACGCAACTTTAGCAGATGCTCCAAATGACAGACTATATTATCAATATCGagaagcaaaagaaaaaaaaacatttgtgTTCCGCACTGTGCATACGCTCTGTCGTCCGATATAGATCAAACAGCCGTCGTTGCACGTACAGAACAGTCGTTCCTCCCGGCCGCCTGGAGCAGCCTGACAACTTCACCCAGCACGGCCGCGGGCTCGTAGGCGCTGCCCTTCATCCCCACCATCGCCGCCAACGCGTGAACCTTCCTCGCCAAGCCCTCTTCGAAGAAACCCTCATCGTCCAAGCTCCccgcctcgtcgtcctcggaCTCCTCGGCGGCCTGATGATGAACACCCGACGTGCCCGCGTCCGACACGGTGTCGGGGTCGCCGCTGATGCGAGCATGATCGTCGCAGCTGCTCATCGCAGGCGCCGTGCCAGCAACAAGTTGTTGCGCTGGCggccggtgagcggcggcgaggccgtcgGCGCGAGAAAACCGTGCCCTGCGAAGCGCCTCCAGGCCCAGCGCCACGGTGCGGAGCGGGACGCCGGCGTGCTCCGCGGCCGGAGCGGGAGGGATGAAGCGCCGGAGGCCCGCGCCGGGCGAGAGGTCGAAGACGACGTACCGCGGCCGCAGCTGCACGGCAGGCTCCATTTCCTTCGACGGACTCTGCAGAAGGCGGCTGATCTGTCATAGTACAATACAAGTGGGCAGAATAATGTGGAGAAAATACTTAAGAGTATGAGAACTGATTAGTGATCACCTGCCTATCAGTGTCAGTGGGGGTGAAGAAGTGCTCTGCTAGCTGCGTGTTTATGCGAAGCTAAGAGGACCCTATAAATAGAGGTAGCCCCGAGCCGGTGATGATCTGACCTGCTCCTAATTAAACAAGCATTTGCGGCGGCATTAGAAAAAACCGCCGTTCCATCAGCGTGGCATTCGTACCGTGCAACGCTGAGGTTAAGGTCCGATCCGGCAGAGTGCTTTCGAATGGCCCGGCCcggcaaaaaaaaagttgtcaGGATATGCTACTGCTCGTAGCTTCCGGCAAACATGCTCCCCGTCAAGGGGCTTTCCGGGCGCTTGATCAGGACACCCGGAGCCGGAGCACGAAAGCTAGGAGTACTACTAGGCCCTACCACAAATACCCGGACAAACACACTGTCGAAAGGGTGTTGCGACACTCTTTAGTTTGCAACCAAAGCGTTCGGCGGGGTGTTTGATAGGATTTGGTTTTCGCCTAACCGGCAAGGCAAACAGGCACGCACGTACGTGCAAGGTTCGTTTTTGGAGAGGAGGAACTCGGTGCTGCTAATGCCGTCCTGTGTCCTCAAGCATCTAGTAGTGCAAGTACTCTTGGGCAACGTGGTTAAAAGTCGAAAGCTTCCTTTTCCTCGGCGATGGTAATCCTAATCCAGCACAAGTCATCCGCGTTATGATGATGATTAGTGGAAGGCGTGCATGGGGCCGCCGGGACGGCGAAAAGCACAGCACGGCTCGTGTTTTTGGACCGAATCCCGCCATCcggcggaaacggaattccggGCGAAATTTCGCTAAATTTCGGTAATTCCGACCGAAATGGGTTTTTGAATTCgaaaaacgaaatttcgttgCATTCCGACCGGAATTTCGGTTTTCCCGACCGGAATTTCGGTAATtttgaccgaaatttcggttttgTCACCGTAAAATGATGCAAATTAACAGAAAATGATGTGTACATatggaaaaattgaaaattttggcaaaatttcccctgattatgtgtatattgacagtttataatgcataacatatatataactccacaaaacaatgacaaatacaccatttaacacataactcatgtccaaagtccacacatacaacgtaatacatccaaagtccattacaattattacacataactcatgtccaaagtccacacatagaacgcaatacatccaaagtccattagaattattacaatCCAAAGATACAAAAGAGGCAAAGGCATAGTCCAGAATAATCCATGTAGCATATTCTctgcatttaaatatttatgtgaaataaattaaataagTAGAGGAAGCAAAACGTATAGATAATTTCTGTTGATAGGATAAGTACCTGCATTCTTCAGTCCTCAAATCTCTCTCCCGGTGGTCCCTCATACGGCTCGTCTGTTGGTGGCAAATACACGTACGTAGGTGGGTGATGTTGCAACTGTGGAGCTCCATATGGTAGGTAGCCGTGATAATCCAAATAAGGCAATGCTGCAACTGCCTGCGGAAGTGGCGGGTTCACCACCCCTGGTGGTGGCCACAGAAAGCCCCCTGCAGGGAGAGAAGTACTGTAAGGGTTGTAGTACTGACCACTGGAGGCAGAGTTGGAGCTATCTTCATCATATGCAAGTGGGGCCTGTCGACCATGTCGACTTGTCGATGTTGTTTGTCGTTGTGAAGTAGGTGCTCCATGATCTGTATCTTGTGTTGCATGGGTGAAGTCCTCCTCCCCAGTGAACCTTATAGTAGGAGATATACGATAACCACCACTTtcgccatcaccatcatcatcatcatcaccatcatcatcaccatcaccatcaccatcaccatcaccatcaccatcaccatcatcatcatcatcatcatcatcatcatcatcatcatcatcatcatcatcatcatcaccaatgTCCTCACCACCACTAGGCTCAGGTGTGGTATCGTCACTACCTAACTCCTCCTCAGTGCGTGGTTTCTTCCCTTTTCTCATTTCGGGACCAATCTTAGTCTTCCTTTTTCCCAGATGTGTGTCCCCAATTGTTTCTTCGGCCCATGTCTCCACATCTTCATCGTGACCATGAGAAGAGCCTATGTCAGTGAACATCTGGCTCGGCAATGGAGTGTCAGTGAAGTCTGAGTCTTCATCAAATGCTGGGTCTCCATTGGACCTTGAAAGCTTCATCCAATTTTGAATTGCTGATGACTGCCGGTACAAAGAAAGATCCATGAAACTGCTAACTGGATCATAGTCATATGGATCGGCCCCTCTAGTAGCACGTTGCAGACGCAAGCGGAGGTTGTAGTTCACAAAGACCAATTTATCCAATTTCTGGTGGCTCAACCTATTGCGCAGTTTGGTGTGGATGTAAGCAAAGGTGCTCCAGTTCCTTTCACATCCACTAGAGGCTGCACACTGCGACAACAAGCGTCGAGCGACCCTTTGCAACACTGGTGTATCTCCCCCAAATGTTGCCCACCAAGCAGCTGGTGAAGTTTTCCGGTCAATGGCCATTCGCCTAGCAAT
This genomic interval carries:
- the LOC120674906 gene encoding uncharacterized protein LOC120674906, with product MEPAVQLRPRYVVFDLSPGAGLRRFIPPAPAAEHAGVPLRTVALGLEALRRARFSRADGLAAAHRPPAQQLVAGTAPAMSSCDDHARISGDPDTVSDAGTSGVHHQAAEESEDDEAGSLDDEGFFEEGLARKVHALAAMVGMKGSAYEPAAVLGEVVRLLQAAGRNDCSVRATTAV